The following coding sequences are from one Streptococcus sp. NPS 308 window:
- the lacD gene encoding tagatose-bisphosphate aldolase, translating into MSKLQLSPNKVACLQKLSDENGIISALAFDQRGALKRLMAQYQTEEPTVAQMEELKVLVADELTKYASSMLLDPEYGLPATKALDANAGLLLAYEKTGYDTTSTKRLPDCLDIWSAKRIKEQGADAVKFLLYYDVDSADELNQEKQAYIERIGSECVAEDIPFFLEILAYDEKIADAGSAEYAKVKPHKVIGAMKVFSDPRFNIDVLKVEVPVNVKYVEGFGDGEIVHTREEAAAFFKAQDEATNLPYIYLSAGVSAKLFQETLVFAHESGANFNGVLCGRATWAGSVEAYIKDGEAAAREWLRTTGFENIDELNKVLQTTATSWTERVEA; encoded by the coding sequence ATGAGTAAATTACAATTAAGTCCTAATAAAGTAGCTTGCTTGCAAAAACTCTCTGACGAGAACGGCATTATCTCAGCTCTTGCCTTTGACCAACGTGGTGCTTTGAAACGCCTCATGGCTCAATACCAAACAGAAGAGCCAACAGTTGCTCAAATGGAAGAACTTAAGGTATTGGTTGCAGATGAATTGACAAAATACGCATCATCAATGCTCCTTGACCCTGAGTACGGACTTCCAGCTACAAAAGCGCTTGATGCTAATGCTGGTCTTCTCCTTGCGTATGAAAAAACTGGTTACGATACAACAAGCACCAAACGCTTGCCTGACTGCTTGGATATTTGGTCTGCCAAACGCATCAAGGAACAAGGCGCAGATGCTGTGAAGTTCTTGCTTTACTATGACGTAGACAGCGCTGACGAACTCAACCAAGAAAAACAAGCCTACATCGAACGTATTGGTTCTGAGTGTGTGGCGGAAGACATTCCGTTCTTCCTTGAAATCTTGGCTTACGATGAAAAGATTGCGGATGCAGGGTCTGCAGAATACGCTAAAGTGAAACCTCACAAGGTTATCGGTGCCATGAAAGTCTTCTCAGACCCACGCTTCAACATCGATGTTTTGAAAGTAGAAGTTCCAGTCAACGTCAAATACGTTGAAGGATTTGGTGATGGTGAAATCGTTCATACACGCGAAGAAGCAGCAGCTTTCTTCAAAGCACAAGATGAAGCAACTAACTTGCCATACATCTACTTGAGTGCGGGTGTATCAGCTAAGCTTTTCCAAGAAACACTTGTCTTTGCCCACGAATCAGGCGCAAACTTCAACGGCGTTCTTTGCGGCCGTGCAACATGGGCTGGATCAGTTGAAGCTTACATCAAAGATGGTGAAGCAGCAGCTCGTGAATGGTTGCGTACAACTGGATTTGAGAACATTGACGAACTCAACAAAGTTCTTCAAACAACAGCGACTTCATGGACTGAACGTGTAGAAGCATAA
- a CDS encoding PTS mannose/fructose/sorbose/N-acetylgalactosamine transporter subunit IIC: MIQWWQILLLTLYSAYQICDELTIVSSAGSPVFAGFITGLIMGDVTTGLFIGGSLQLFVLGVGTFGGASRIDATSGAVLATAFSISQGIDTDLAITTIAVPVAALLTYFDVLGRMTTTFFAHRIDAAIERFDYKGIERNYLLGAVPWALSRALPVFFALAFGGEFVQGVVNLVKEYQWVADGLTLAGRMLPGLGFAILLRYLPVKRNLHYLAMGFGLTAMLTVLYSYVTGLGGAVAGILGTLPADVAEKIGFANNFKGLSMIGISIVGIFLAVVHFKNSQKVAVAAPSTPSESGEIEDDEF, translated from the coding sequence ATGATACAATGGTGGCAAATTTTACTTCTCACTTTGTACTCAGCTTATCAAATCTGTGATGAGTTGACAATCGTTTCATCTGCAGGTTCCCCTGTATTCGCTGGTTTCATTACCGGTTTGATCATGGGAGATGTGACAACTGGTTTGTTTATCGGTGGTAGCTTGCAGTTGTTCGTTCTCGGGGTTGGTACCTTCGGTGGTGCTTCTCGTATCGACGCAACTTCTGGTGCGGTTCTTGCAACAGCATTCTCTATCTCTCAAGGTATTGATACAGATCTTGCGATCACAACAATCGCTGTACCAGTAGCAGCACTTTTGACATACTTCGACGTTCTTGGACGTATGACTACTACTTTCTTTGCACACCGTATTGATGCTGCAATCGAACGCTTTGACTATAAAGGAATCGAGCGCAACTACCTACTTGGTGCAGTGCCTTGGGCTCTTTCACGTGCCCTTCCAGTATTCTTCGCTCTTGCTTTTGGTGGAGAATTCGTACAAGGTGTTGTAAACCTTGTTAAGGAATACCAATGGGTTGCAGACGGTTTGACACTTGCAGGACGTATGCTTCCAGGTCTCGGATTTGCAATCTTGCTTCGTTACCTTCCAGTTAAACGTAACCTTCACTACCTTGCAATGGGATTCGGTTTGACAGCTATGTTGACTGTTCTTTACTCATATGTAACAGGTCTTGGTGGAGCTGTTGCGGGTATCCTTGGTACTCTTCCTGCTGATGTTGCTGAAAAGATTGGCTTTGCTAACAACTTCAAAGGTTTGTCTATGATCGGTATCTCTATCGTAGGTATCTTCCTTGCAGTTGTTCACTTTAAGAACAGCCAAAAAGTAGCTGTAGCAGCACCTTCTACACCATCAGAAAGTGGGGAAATCGAAGATGACGAATTCTAA
- a CDS encoding VOC family protein, with the protein MTYAYQSHIYLAEAVLNVKDLTSQTAFYHQIIGLEILSQTETEAILGLGRKALVHLIQAEKAGEVREHYGLYHLAILLPTRKALADVLKHLSDLRIPLVGGADHGYSEALYLEDLEGNGIELYRDKPVSSWDIREDGRIIGVTEALAAQDIYELGEKVDPFILAEETRMGHIHLSVKDSRAASQFYQKVLGLEDKFSIPSASWIAAGDYHHHLAVNEWGGKNLAPRKAGMPGLAYYVLEVKSKEELLAIVQQAQEVEAPIKWIHSSELDLVDPDGIVTRIRLER; encoded by the coding sequence ATGACTTATGCATACCAAAGCCACATTTACCTAGCAGAGGCGGTTTTAAATGTCAAGGATTTGACGAGTCAAACGGCTTTTTATCACCAGATTATTGGCTTAGAGATTTTATCTCAAACAGAGACAGAAGCGATTTTGGGACTTGGCAGAAAAGCCTTGGTCCACTTGATTCAGGCAGAAAAAGCTGGGGAAGTAAGGGAGCATTATGGGCTCTACCATCTAGCGATTTTATTGCCGACACGAAAAGCCTTGGCAGATGTCCTGAAACACTTAAGTGATTTGCGCATTCCTCTGGTCGGAGGAGCGGATCATGGATACAGTGAGGCCCTTTATCTGGAAGATTTGGAAGGAAATGGCATTGAACTCTACCGTGATAAGCCAGTTTCTTCATGGGATATTCGAGAAGACGGACGCATTATCGGTGTGACAGAGGCCCTTGCGGCTCAGGATATCTATGAGTTAGGGGAAAAGGTAGATCCCTTTATCCTAGCTGAAGAGACGAGAATGGGGCATATCCATCTATCGGTTAAGGATAGTCGCGCGGCGAGTCAGTTTTATCAAAAGGTGTTAGGGCTAGAGGATAAATTTAGCATCCCTAGTGCTAGTTGGATTGCAGCTGGGGACTACCACCATCACTTAGCAGTCAATGAATGGGGAGGAAAAAATCTGGCTCCACGTAAGGCAGGCATGCCTGGCTTGGCCTACTACGTCCTTGAGGTCAAAAGCAAGGAAGAACTCTTAGCCATCGTTCAGCAAGCACAAGAGGTAGAAGCACCGATCAAGTGGATACATTCGAGTGAGTTGGATCTTGTAGATCCAGACGGCATTGTGACCCGCATTCGCTTGGAACGATGA
- a CDS encoding SIS domain-containing protein, translating to MLNYTKEELLELGAEITTREIYQQPDVWKEAFEAYQAKREEIVAFLQGIADRHDYIKVILTGAGTSAYVGDTLVPYFKEVYDERKWNFNAIATTDIVANPETYLKKDVATVLVSFARSGNSPESVATVDLAKALVDELYQVTITCAADGKLALQAHGDDRNLLLLQPAASNDAGFAMTSSFTSMMLTALLVFDPTEFAVKAERFEVVSSLARKVLDNAEDVKELVDLDFNRVIYLGAGPFFGLAHEAQLKILELTAGQVATMYESPVGFRHGPKSLINEDTVVLVFGTTTDYTRKYDLDLVREVAGDQIARRVVLLSDQAFGLENVKEVALGCGGVLNDICRVFPYIIYAQLFALLTSLKVENKPDTPSPTGTVNRVVQGVIIHDYQK from the coding sequence ATGCTAAATTACACAAAAGAAGAATTACTTGAACTGGGTGCAGAAATCACGACTCGTGAGATCTATCAACAGCCTGATGTATGGAAAGAAGCTTTTGAAGCCTATCAAGCGAAACGTGAAGAAATTGTAGCCTTTCTGCAAGGTATCGCTGATAGACATGACTATATCAAGGTCATCTTGACGGGTGCTGGTACTTCTGCTTATGTGGGAGATACCTTGGTGCCTTATTTTAAGGAAGTCTATGATGAACGCAAATGGAATTTCAATGCCATTGCGACAACTGATATTGTTGCCAATCCAGAAACTTATTTGAAAAAAGATGTGGCGACTGTCCTTGTTTCCTTTGCTCGTAGTGGAAATTCGCCTGAAAGTGTGGCGACGGTTGATTTGGCCAAGGCCTTGGTAGATGAGCTTTATCAAGTGACTATTACTTGTGCAGCAGATGGTAAATTGGCTCTTCAAGCTCATGGCGATGACCGCAATCTTTTGCTCTTGCAACCAGCTGCTTCCAATGACGCTGGATTTGCCATGACTTCTAGCTTTACGTCTATGATGCTAACAGCTCTCTTGGTTTTTGATCCTACAGAATTTGCTGTTAAAGCTGAACGTTTTGAAGTTGTCTCTAGCCTTGCCCGTAAGGTCCTAGACAATGCAGAAGATGTCAAAGAGTTGGTTGATCTTGACTTTAACCGTGTCATCTATCTGGGCGCTGGTCCTTTCTTTGGCCTTGCTCATGAAGCTCAGCTCAAGATTTTGGAATTAACAGCTGGTCAAGTGGCGACTATGTATGAAAGTCCAGTTGGCTTCCGTCACGGTCCAAAATCACTGATCAACGAAGATACAGTTGTTTTGGTCTTTGGTACAACGACAGACTACACTCGCAAGTATGACTTGGACTTAGTTCGTGAGGTTGCTGGTGACCAGATTGCTCGTCGTGTCGTTCTTTTGAGTGATCAAGCCTTTGGTCTTGAAAATGTCAAAGAAGTGGCTCTTGGCTGTGGTGGAGTCTTGAATGATATTTGCCGTGTCTTCCCTTACATCATTTATGCCCAACTCTTTGCCCTTTTGACTTCGCTTAAGGTCGAAAATAAACCAGATACACCGTCTCCTACTGGTACCGTAAACCGTGTGGTACAAGGTGTTATCATTCATGACTATCAAAAATAA
- a CDS encoding PTS sugar transporter subunit IIA yields MVKSLILVSHGRFCEELKGSTEMIMGPQDNIHAVALLPEDGPEEFTAKFEAAIEGLDDFLVFADLLGGTPCNVVSRLIMEGRNVELYAGMNLPMVIEFINASLTGADADYNSRGAESIVKVNDLLADFDDDEDE; encoded by the coding sequence ATGGTGAAATCGTTAATTTTGGTGAGTCATGGTCGTTTCTGTGAAGAACTTAAAGGTAGCACGGAAATGATTATGGGTCCACAAGACAACATTCATGCAGTGGCTCTTCTTCCAGAAGATGGTCCAGAAGAATTTACTGCTAAATTTGAAGCTGCTATCGAAGGATTGGATGATTTCCTAGTCTTTGCAGATCTTCTTGGTGGTACACCATGTAACGTGGTGAGTCGCTTGATCATGGAAGGTCGCAACGTGGAACTCTACGCAGGAATGAATCTGCCAATGGTGATTGAATTTATCAATGCTAGCCTTACAGGTGCAGATGCGGACTATAATAGCCGTGGTGCAGAAAGCATTGTAAAAGTCAATGATCTGTTAGCGGACTTCGATGATGACGAAGATGAATAA
- a CDS encoding aldose epimerase family protein, which translates to MKAYTERVFGNHEGKDVLAYRFETDGGYQLEVMTYGATILRYVTPDKDGNFANVILGFDDFASYVGNSPKHGASVGPVAGRIAGATFELNGKTYDLEVNNASNCNHSGSTGWDSSLFELVEVSDHGLTLYTERTDGTGGFPGNLKIWISYHLEETGAYEVGYKVTTDQDTLVNPTNHSYFNLSGDFTQTIDRHVFQLNTEGIYPIAPDGVPAKTPDANRDVVKHIYNGALLKDIFAEEDEQIQLVSGLDHPFALPAGHDNAGFLYDQNSGRFLLFKTEAPCFVVYTANFVDESVIIGGQPMVQHNGIALEAQALPDAIHSDLKDQVILKAGQTFTSKTRYELVVK; encoded by the coding sequence ATGAAAGCATACACAGAGCGTGTATTTGGAAATCATGAGGGCAAGGACGTCTTGGCCTATCGCTTTGAGACTGATGGTGGTTACCAGCTTGAAGTTATGACTTATGGTGCGACCATCTTGCGCTATGTCACGCCTGACAAGGATGGAAACTTTGCCAATGTGATTTTGGGTTTTGATGATTTTGCTAGCTATGTAGGCAATAGTCCCAAGCATGGAGCAAGTGTAGGTCCTGTAGCGGGCCGTATTGCAGGTGCGACATTTGAGCTCAATGGCAAGACCTATGACCTTGAAGTCAACAATGCTAGCAACTGTAACCACAGTGGTTCAACAGGTTGGGATTCGAGCTTGTTTGAATTGGTCGAAGTGAGTGACCATGGCTTGACTCTCTACACCGAGCGTACAGATGGGACAGGAGGATTTCCTGGTAATCTCAAGATTTGGATTAGCTACCACTTGGAAGAAACTGGTGCTTACGAAGTCGGCTATAAGGTGACGACAGATCAGGATACGCTGGTCAATCCAACTAATCACAGCTACTTCAACTTGTCTGGTGATTTCACGCAGACAATTGACCGCCATGTCTTTCAGCTAAATACGGAGGGCATTTACCCAATCGCTCCCGACGGTGTTCCGGCTAAAACTCCAGATGCCAATCGTGACGTAGTGAAACACATCTACAATGGTGCTTTGCTCAAGGATATCTTTGCAGAAGAAGATGAGCAAATCCAACTGGTATCTGGTTTGGACCACCCATTTGCTCTTCCTGCAGGTCATGACAATGCTGGTTTCCTTTATGACCAAAACTCAGGTCGTTTCCTGCTTTTCAAGACAGAGGCTCCTTGCTTTGTGGTCTACACAGCAAACTTTGTGGATGAGAGTGTCATCATAGGAGGTCAGCCAATGGTACAGCACAATGGGATTGCCCTTGAAGCGCAGGCCTTACCAGATGCCATTCACAGTGACCTCAAAGACCAAGTCATTCTCAAAGCGGGGCAAACCTTTACCAGCAAAACTCGCTACGAGCTTGTTGTTAAATAA
- a CDS encoding PTS system mannose/fructose/sorbose family transporter subunit IID, with amino-acid sequence MTNSNYKLTKEDFNQINKRSLFTFQLGWNYERMQASGYLYMILPQLRKMYGDGTPELKEMMKVHTQFFNTSPFFHTIIAGFDLAMEEKDGVGSKDAVNGIKTGLMGPFAPLGDTIFGSLVPAIMGSIAATMAIAGQPWGIFLWIAVAVAYDIFRWKQLEFAYKEGVNLINNMQSTLTALIDAASVLGVFMMGALVATMINFEISYKLPIGEKLIDFQDILNSIFPRLLPAIFTAFIFWLLGKKGMNSTKAIGIIIVLAVGLSFIGKFLLGMGA; translated from the coding sequence ATGACGAATTCTAATTACAAACTTACAAAAGAAGATTTTAATCAAATCAACAAACGTAGCTTGTTTACTTTCCAATTAGGTTGGAACTACGAACGTATGCAAGCTTCTGGTTACCTTTACATGATCTTGCCTCAATTGCGTAAAATGTATGGGGATGGAACTCCTGAATTGAAAGAAATGATGAAAGTTCATACTCAATTCTTCAATACTTCTCCATTCTTCCACACAATTATCGCTGGTTTTGACCTTGCCATGGAAGAAAAAGATGGCGTAGGTTCAAAAGATGCCGTTAACGGTATCAAGACAGGTTTGATGGGACCATTCGCTCCTCTTGGAGACACAATCTTTGGTTCACTTGTACCTGCTATCATGGGATCTATCGCAGCAACTATGGCTATCGCTGGCCAACCATGGGGTATCTTCCTTTGGATCGCAGTTGCAGTTGCTTATGACATCTTCCGCTGGAAACAATTGGAATTTGCTTACAAAGAAGGGGTTAACCTTATCAACAACATGCAAAGTACTTTGACAGCTTTGATTGACGCTGCATCTGTACTTGGTGTCTTCATGATGGGTGCTCTTGTAGCAACAATGATCAACTTTGAGATTTCTTACAAATTGCCAATCGGTGAAAAATTGATTGATTTCCAAGACATCTTGAACTCAATCTTCCCACGCTTGCTTCCAGCAATCTTTACTGCCTTTATCTTCTGGTTGCTTGGTAAGAAAGGTATGAACTCTACTAAAGCGATCGGTATCATTATCGTTCTTGCAGTAGGTCTTTCATTCATCGGTAAATTCTTGCTTGGAATGGGCGCATAA